The genomic DNA AAATAGTACTGTGTTCCTATACACATACAAATTTATATGTATTTGCTACTAAATTAAGCTGATGCTGCTATATTATTATATAATTTTTAGCAAAGTGTAATATAAAGAATGGTCATGTTATCTCCTTCTGTATTCTTTTTTGCTGGTACCGCTTCACAAGAATTAGGAAAAAGTATTGCCGAGCTGGCCAATAAATTGCTAGGGAAATGGGAGCTTCAAAGATTTAGTGATGGTGAGATACGGCCAATTTTACAGGAAAATATAAACGGTGCTATGGTAGTACTTATTCAATCTACCTACACACCGGTGGATCATTTAATGGAGCTATTGCTTATGATTGATGCTGCTAGAAATGCTGGAGCTCGTAAAGTAGTTGTTGTATTACCTTATCTAGGCTATATGCGACAGGACAAAGTCCACCAAGCCGGAGAGTCATATGGAGCTGCGCTTGTAACTAAGTTGCTATTTGCTGCTGGTGCAGATCAGTTAATTATTTGTGAACCACATACTAGCAATCTACACTTGTATTTTAGCGGTATTATTAAAGAAGTCTCGAGCTATGAAATATTTAAGCGCTATTTAGAGACATTACAATTAAAAAATGTGTGTTTTGTAGCGCCTGATGCAGGGGCTCTAGCAGCTGCTAGGTTATATGCTCAATTCTTCAATGCCAACCTAGTGGCTTGTCATAAAATCAGACAAGCACCTAATAAAGTAGCATCCATACAGGTTACAGGCACAGTAAAAAATACACATGCCATTATAATAGATGATATAATAGATACGGGACATACACTATATGCTGTAGCACAAGAACTCAGAAGTCAGGGTGCTTATTCAGTGTATGCTTTATGCACACATCCTATCTTTTCTGGCTATGCTTATGATTATCTGCTCAGTTCAGTATTAGACAAGATAATAGTTACTAATACTATACCTATCAAAAAACAACATGTTAAAATAAAAGTATTGGATATAGCAACTTGTATCCTGCCATTTATTGAAAAAGTAGTACTAGAGGATTGAAAAACAAAAGTATGCAGGGTAGATATTTTCAAGGCTATAGTTGTTTAAACTGTGCTAAATAATGATTATATTATATATAGGCGACTTACTAGTTAAATCGTTATTAGTAATTATCCAAGTATTGATATATGAAACAAATTTGCTACTCAAGAAGCCTTGTAAGCCAACTATTTTTATTTCTTTTAATGTCCTTAACACTAAACTCTTGTGATTTATTTGGTTCTGGCTCACCTAGAGGGCCAAGGAAACAAGTACGATCAGCAGCGGCATCAGATGCCAAAAAAATTATTGTTATACTAAATGGACTTTGGCAAAATTCAGAAACATATAACGTTACTATACTAAATTTAGTGGCTGCCTTTGAAGCAGAAGGATTAATGGTAGAGGTAAGGAGTTTAGTAGAGGTAGCAACAAGCAAGAAAACTATTGATCAGCAAGCAAGAGAAGCGTTTGAAGAATTAAAGCAACAGTTAGCCGGAGATAAGTATGAAATTATATTGGTAGGCCATAGTCAAGGTGGGTTAAGAGGTTCTAGAATTTTAACTTTAAATAAGAGAGAAGGTAGCCCTTTAGATATAAGAGGTTTGGTTACGCTTGGTACTCCTTGGGAAGGAGCTCCTGGTGCAGCTATTACTAAAAGCAGCATACAATCATTTTTGAATAAAAAGCCAGTTACTTATCTATTTGAGGGGGTTAATCACGTACATCCTATTGATGAAGCGTTTAGTATTAATGCCATAAGTAATGTGTTTGACCGCTATTTCCCAACGCACGATCCAGGTGTACGGGATATGGTACCCAAGAGTGAGTTTTTACAAACTACGGCAGCTAGCTTATTTAATAATGATATTCCTATATTAAGTGTGGCAGGTGTTAATGCTGAAGCAAAAAGTTTCTTTTATTATGATGCAGGAAATGCAAATTATATGCGGTATATACAGAAGATACCACCAATAGTTTTTAACAGTTTATATGCACGCATTTTAGCAGGTGGTTGGTACTCAAAACATGATATGCTAGTGCCACTTGATAGTCAATTGGCAAAAAATATTTCTAAAAGCAATACTTTTGAAACTTATACTGTAAAGGGAGCTATACATGATCTTTTACCAGGCATGAAAATACCACCAGATAAAGTAATTTATAACCATATAGAGACCATACGGTGTATAGTAGAATTTACTAAGCACAATTGTGCGTTTGGAGTCATTTAAAGTTAGGCTGTTAATAGAATTTATTGTTAGGTAAGTGCACAGAAACTTATAAACTAATGGTTAACCTGTTTAAGGAAGTAGATTCCATAGTACGCGTTTACGGGTCTACTACCTTTAAAATGAGCTAAAAATGTATATTTTATTTGGCAACTAGCTATAAAAACTATTGTTTATGGTTGATTTTGTAGCTGCTTTGAGTTTTATTCTTAGCAACCAAGTGCCTTCTTATACTTAAAATAACGTATTTTTAGTATTGGCAGATCCGTGAACGCGTACGTTTAGGGAAGTAAATTAAATAACCAAAGGTATATAAAGTAAGGAGTCGAGTATAAACTCTTAGTTGTTTTATTATGTATAAAGTCGCTGATTGATTGTATTCTCTTATTCTAAATCATCTAATGCTGCATTTAAAAATTGATTAAGTGGTACTAAAGCTTCAAAAAGCTTTAATGTATAGTCTATAAAATCTTGGTTAGCTACTATTACATCTGTAACAGGATGTACAGCTATAAAAGTTTTTAATTTTAGCCAGTCAATATGCGGATGGTCTGCATTATAACCTTTCGGAGGTCGTTGTAAACTTTCTCCTTGCAGCTTCCCAAATAATTCTTTGAATCTCTTATCTTCTACAATAAGTTCTAGCTTATCTCCATTATAATCTATCTCTTGCCTTATCTTTTTTAAGGCTTCTGCGCTGGGCTCGTACATACCCCCAGCTATAAAAGATTGATTGTTTGGCTGGAGATGTAAATAATAACCTGCGTATCCACCTGTTTTGCCACCTTTGGCAAAATAAGCACCCATATTACTTTTATAAGGACTTTTATCTTTGGTAAAGCGAATATCACGGTTAATACGGAAGATACAATTAGCAGGTGTTAGCAAGGCTATGTCGTGATCAAACTTCCCTATCCCTTGTATAAGCTGCTCGGTTACCTGTAGTAGTGTATGGCGTGATTCTTGGTAAACAGCTTTGTTTGCCTCCATCCAGGACCTGTTATTATTTTGCTGAAGTTGATCAAGGAATCGAAGTATTTGCACTATATGCATGTCTGACAGGTTGGTATAGGGTTAGCAAAATAAAGTGGAGAATGGGGGAGTCGAACCCCCGACCTTCTCAATGCCATTGAGACGCTCTAGCCAACTGAGCTAATTCCCCAGCTATACCTTAAATTAATACTGAATCAATCGTTGGTAATTTTGCTAATATCGATTTAAAGCTTACTTTTTCCAAGAGAAAATCACGCAATATATTTACATGTACTCTCTCTTGTTGCATACTATCTCGTTCGCGTAGCGTTACCGTATCGTCTTCTAAGGTTTGATGGTCTATGGTAATACAATAGGGGGTACCTATTAAATCTTGCCTAGCATATCGTTTACCAATAGACTGATTTTCTTCATAAATAAGCGGGAAATCATATTTTAATGACTTAAAAATTTCCTGTGCTTTTTGAGGAAGATTATCTTTCTTAACTAAAGGGAAAATAGCTGCTTTAATAGGTGCTAAAGCAGGATGCAACTTTAAGTAAGTACGCGTTTTAGCACTTTCTTCTTCCGTGATCGTTTCCTCGGTAAAAGCCTCACATAGTAACATTAAAATAAGACGGTCACTTCCTAAAGAAGTTTCTATTACATGAGGTAGGTAATTTTGATTGAGTTCAGGATCAAAATATTGTAGTTTTTTTCTGGATGCTACTTCATGATTTTTTAAATCAAAGTCTGATCGTGCATGAATGCCTTCTATCTCTTTATATCCAAAAGGGAATTGGTACTCAATATCTACGGCCGCTTTAGCGTAGTGAGCTAATTGAGCATGCGGCTTGATTCTTAGTTTCTCTTCAGTTAATCCAAGTGCTATATGCCATTGCCAACGTGCTTGTTGCCAATAATTAAACCACTTTTCTTCACTGCCTGGCTGTATAAAGAACTGCATTTCCATCTGCTCAAACTCACGCATACGGAATATAAATTGTCTGGCTACAATTTCATTTCTAAAAGCTTTACCTATTTGTGCAATGCCAAAGGGCACTTTCATCCGAGCTGTTTTTTGTACATTTAGAAAGTTGACAAAAATGCCTTGTGCTGTTTCTGGCCTTAAATAAATAGTATCAGCATTTTCTTCTTGTGCTCCTACTTTGGTAGCAAACATTAAATTAAATCTGTGTACTTCTGTCCAGTTAGCAGTACGTGATATAGGACATACAATCTTTTCTTGTAGTAAGAGCGTGTGCAAGCCTGCTAATTCTTCTGCTTGTAATAATGCTTGTAACTTTTCTAACAGTTCTTGTGCTCTTGTTTTTTCACCTTGGGCTGATAGTTCAGCCGCATGGTTTTCTATCAACACATCTATGCGATACCTTTTTTTGGAATCTTTATTATCTACCATTAGATCTTCAAAGCTATCTACATGCCCGGAGGCTTTCCAAGTACGTGGATGCATGAGAATAGCAGCATCCATACCCACTATATTACTATGTAATTGGGTCATACTTTGCCACCATAGATTTTGCACATTACGCTTGAGCGCTGCTCCATAAGGACCATAGTCGTAAACAGCCTGTAACCCTTCGTATATTTCACTAGAAGGGTAGATAAATCCATACTCTTTGGCATGTGAAACAATAGCTAGCAAGCTGCTAGAGTGAGTATCCGACATAGATTATATAAGATTATAGTTGGTTTGTTTCAAAGGTAACTTGTATCAGTCGATTTTAATATATTTTTCAGCTATTCTATATGTCTCTAATACTTTTAAAATGGGTTGCCTTTATGAATCACTGCAGAAGTATAAGTAGATAATTTTGATCAGTATGTTAAAATCTTACATAGAATACTAATGGTATGAAATAGAACTGCTGCGAAAAAGGTTGACAAAGAAGATAAAAAGGGTTAAGATGTAATTCTTATTATATAAAAGGAATAAGTATGCATTTAACCTACGCGAGGATAAGCAAACATCCCTATAACTTTATAAGAATAACTGGCTTGAGACTAGAAACCTTTGAGCAATTAGTTTTAAAAGTAAGGCCTCTCTTTGAAGAGTTAGAATCGAGCAAGCTGCGCCATGGTAGGATGAGTCATTTACCTACCTTGGAAGATAAATTGCTCTGTGTACTCATGTATTATCGCACTTATATCTCACATGTGTTTTTAGGCTATTTGTTTAACTTACACAACGCTAACATATGCCGCTTGTTAAGAAAAATGGAGCCATTACTAGCTAAGAAGATTAGCATTAAAAAAGATCGCAGCTTAACCTCAGAAAAGGTATTGCGCATATTAGCAGATGTGAGCGAGCAGCCTACACAAAGACCTACTAAGAAGCAAAAGAAATCATATTCAGGCAAGAAAAAGCGACATACTATAAAAACAGAGATAGTGATGTGAGAAGATGGAAAGATACTCTCTGTATCCAAATCTCATAAAGGAAAAGAGCATGACTTTAAAATCCGTAAAGGAGAAAAACTCTTACCTAAAGAAAGCTTAAAGCTAGCAGATAGTGGTTATCAAGGCTGGCAAAAGCTACAGAGCAATGTCATGATTCCCTATAAAAAGAGCCGTAAGCGGCCATTAACCAAGGAGCAGAAAGAACATAACAGAAAGCTATCCTCCATACGCATGAAGGTAGAGCATAAGATAAGAGAGATCAAGGTGTTTAAGATTATGTCAGAAGTTTACCGTAACTTTCAGAACAAATATAACCTACGCTTTAATATTATAGCGGGTATGATAAACTTCAAGCATGCTTTTTAACAAATAGCATCGCTACTGGCAAGATTCTCTCTCTGTTTTATTCAAATTCCTACTCTATTTTATCTCTTTCGCAGCAGCTCTAATGATTTCATCAAGCATAAATGTTACATTCTAGGAGACTCCATATTTATACGATGGAATTGACTTTAACTTATATTATAATTATTGTCAGGAGATATCGATTCTAAAATTTTAAATAAACATTAAAGAGTATTTAACTCTTTAATGTTTATAACTGGATACTATTCTGGGATTAAGGCTTGAAAGTGAATACCACTGTGATACAAGTAAACAATCTTCGCTGCATTGGTAGGAAAAAATTGATGTATAAGCCTTAGTTCTCCATTTTCAGGCTGATATATTTTAATGCCTAATTGATTGATATAAGCAATAGCATCAATCGATGTATAATTTCGATCTTTATTTTGTGGGTCATCTCCTTTGACATCATGTAAAGATACCATCATCTCTAATTTTCCTATATGATGATTAATAAAAGCTATATAGGCTTCTACAGTAGAGGCTCTTTGCCTTAATGCTGCTAGTACCTTTTCTTCTTTTCTATCTATATTCTGAAGGACTGAAGGAAGCTTATCAAGATCTTGCTCCTCTGACTTCACAGATTGGGCTGCAAGTTGCCTATTACGGTCCTCTTTCAATCGATTAATTTGGTCTATTTGACTTTCATAAAGTGTGTAATTAATTACTTCTTTAACTTCTTCTGGTAATTCGTGTGAGGATTTAGCTGCTGATATAATCTCATTGGCAATCATAGCTCGCACCGTTTCATTATCTTTATGTTTTTTTAATCTAGCAATCTGCTCTTCTCGCTCTAAGCCAGCTGCATTAAAAAAACAGTCCATCCCTTCTCCTGAAACATTTTGCCGCCTAAATTCTTTTCCATTAATTTGATAAGTGTCTGAACCATCTTCTACTATACGTAGAGGTTCTTTTGCAATTGGTAGGTTATTTCCCATATCAACCCTAGTTAATATTCCTAGATCGCTACAATAAAATTCTTGCAAAGGATCCTCTTCTTCATGAACTAAATATGGCTGATTGAAAGGTTGAACAGCTGAGTTTTGTGTATTAGACAACGAACTATTAGATTTTTTATTATGAGTTGTTTCTCCTTCCTCATAATCTTCACTTCTCTCAGATGTAGTTCGTAACTTTTTTCGGGATGATGGATGGGATGGTTGGGGGCGTTTCTTATTATTAACGCTGTTAACACTTGCCCGTTGCTCGTGCAGCTTGCCAAAAGCAGATGAGGAATTATTATTTCCTTCTTCTGCGTTCAATCGTTGGGGCTGGGTAAATCTTACTTGCTTGTTTCTGTTTTCTTGATATGGAGAAATAGGATTTTGTACTGATGCTACATCCATTGGCTGCGAGACATCTGTTTCTTTTTTAGTTGCATCCTCGTCATCTTTGGAAGTAACTCTTTTTCGTTTCCCAAGAATTGGGGTTGGAACCTTAAATACGCCTTTGCTATCTGGTTCTTCTTGAGGTGCAAATTGTCTATTAGGATAAGGATCATAAGGGTTTATTGGAAAGGAGAATAAAGGAGGATTTTTCATTTCTTCAATCGAGTCTTCTAACCCTTGCAGTAAATTTTCGAATTCTTTTAGTTTTTTGGGAGAAAGAGATATATGATTATCCTGAACAAGTTCTCGTAAAGAGGATATTTGTGTTTCGGTAGAACTTATTAATTCAGTAATATTAATAGAACATGGCCCAGATGGTGTATTATCTTGGGTTATAGCTGTTTCATAGTTATAGTTATCAAATAGGTTTATAATTTTTAATTTTGATAAAAGTTCTGAAGTAGCTATGATAGTTTCTTTAATTGCATCCTCAACCCGTACTCTATCTCCCTCTGCAAGTAGCCCTTGATTGTCCTTAACCTGCAATACTCTTTCCTGTGTAAGAATAGCCTTAATCTCCCTCTTCATTTTCCTGATATCTTTAGAAAATAAAGGATGTACAGATGCATAAAATTTACCTACTTTTCCACGAAAAGTGCGGTATTTCATTCCGTTAAGGCTAACTACCCTATTTACATAAAGATTTCCTGCCCAACTGAGCATCTCCGTATGTGATTGTGATATCATTATAAGTTTTTCAATATCATTTATTGATATTCGATGATATTGGCCTTCTTGAAAAGAATCACTAAATGAAAGATAATCTCCATATCCATGGTTACTTCTGGCTGCCCTATCTGGGATAGTTGTAATAAGAGGTGGCTTATCACTAAATATGAAAGAATCTTCATTTATCCCACTTCTATTTTTCACTTGTCTTAAAAGTATTGCAGATTCTAAATTGCCTTTTCCTTTCTCTTTAGAATCTTTACCTTCAAACGATTCAGGTAGAGTACTCTTGTTCTTGGGTAACAAAATACAAAGGTTAGGTTCAGGGTAATATACTCCCAAAGGGATAACACTAGCAGTAGCTATTCTAGTAACTCTATCTAGCTGGCTTGCAAACTTTAAAGGAAGCACCATTTTTTTAATTCTACTATCAAAGTTTTCTGGCAACTCTTCCGCCTTAGCAGGGAACTCATAACCAGTAGTCATGACTATTGGTAGTGTAGTAGAAAATAGTTTTGAATCTAAATATATTTGATCATAAGAAGTATATATTCCATTAAAATTTATAACATCGCTATCAATAATACTAAAATAAATAGGCGCTATAGAATTATTTTTTTTATACTGTCTGGCTAATGTTTTAGTATTTCGATGGATTTTTAATCTTTCTCTTAAACTCTGATATGGCACATGATGTTTTACATTATCCTCATTCACTTCTCTAAAAAATTCTGCTTGGTTTGTTCCGTGCTCTTTATCATACCTTTTAAGCTGTTTGTAAAAACTCCTTACAGTGTTATAGTCAATAGGATTGTCCTCTTGGTCATACCATGGATAATTCCAGAAAGTGGCAAATTTTTTATGGGGAATAGCTGAATTAACCTTTGCACTCAATTCTCTAGATAAACAATTATTCCTCCGAGTACTCAAAGACCGTGGCCTATTAAGCGCAAAGCTAACTGCTACTCTTTGTAACTCAGGGGAATTAGGTTTGTAAAAAGCCCCTTGGGAAAGTTTTTCTAAAAAAGGCTGTATTACGCTACTCTTTACCTCTCTACCTTTCCTTACAGTACGTGGTTTTATATCTTCTGTACTTACTGTACCTACTATTGGTTGAGGTGTTTTCTGGTTTCCTGAAGATTTGATTTTAAAAGGAAGCGTTTCGGCATCTTCTGGGTCAAATTCAAACATATGTTCTTCAAATTCATCAGTGATTTCTTCACCAGATGAGTCACCTTCTAAATCTCTATCATTGCAAGGAACATAGGCGATCGTATTAATTAAATAGTTGGGTCTAGGTGTATTAATTAATTCTAACAGATCATCGTATTTCCTTTCCTCTACAAGTAATACAGCGTTATTGTTTTCATAATCTTTTATCGTAGTAGAAGCACCAGCTAAAATAAGTTTTTCTGCAATTCTTACATTCCCATTTATTATTGCAAGCATTAAAGCAGTCTGGCCATCTTTATCTTGTTTGTCTAAATCAGCTCTCTTTTCAATAAAAATATCTACTATATCTTCTTGCCCCTCCTCTGCAGCAACCACTAAAGCCGGTTTTTTATCACTACAGGTAGCATCTACATCTATCCCCGCTTCACTGAGAATTTTAACTATTTGGGTATACCCTTTATCCATAACAATTCTTAAAAAGGCAGGATCAGCAATATTTCCATCCAACTTAGCATCATTTTTTATAAGAAAGTTAATTGTGTTTAAATGGCCTCCTTCTGCTGCTAATAATAGACTGTTAATACCTATTTTGTTACAATCATTTATATCTGCTCCAGATTTAATAAGCCGTTTAA from Candidatus Amoebophilus asiaticus 5a2 includes the following:
- a CDS encoding ankyrin repeat domain-containing protein, whose product is MQLTYSKSQRLIAHILLLSISLQSCKNSPIPMPPPEQEAIESTSTSSKHSTSPQNQFTKKRENVAIISQSIPLTHLPKLSSNPTDALTHHISSDNGKKSLQADLLDELPMRSIELTPATLNSTHAGASTTTVSSRYSSRYSFTKQLQVDNTKKTSSLPLPFFQKTHAYRKQHTSPTNQLPQHLQHKQAEMLEEKFEKSHVDRSASSSDETDTEEQTSQSLIKAFIEKTSCYTVAEGYEVKFIRQGRDWSALVKDNCIPGFVRKMYLPVHQGPGIGPKDAAKYGTIWHQSHIHAYPPEKDKQGNGYVYLGGAGLKGGGETTLHQAIELGNIKEAMQIIMDASPNVTLEIVHAQDDAGNTPLHKAADKGYIKLVEKLVELGADIDLKDNYGNTALHQAAGKGCIKLVEKLVELGADIDLKDNYGNTALHQAAGKGYIKLVEKLVKLDADINVKNNNGRTPLHQAVSGKRIRTATQLIELGAQINLKDNRGSTSLMIAKKLGNNKIIKCLEEAQLRINQNLISAAKVGGHQEIITCINRGADINTTDKLGRTPLILAVIQRSEEIVHLLINKGADINKSDNEKGYNPLIWAALIDYIDITHILIEKGANLNIRDRDGNTALMIAEKLGNNKIIGCLKAAQRYINQHLISAAETGNYQEIITCINRGADVNTKDKARNTALIWAALKGYVHIGRILIKKGADINMINYFCKSALQIAINRYDIAFIRMLLMEEGLDLREEIGRSALLTATHEGYEDIVLMLIRNGVNIEARNGILDTPLMMALAKGHINIAQILIENGANVKVRNRFGRTPLMYASQWGHLDIAQILIEKGANINEQDNIGETALMNAAREGHKELVELLIDGGAAINAQDHLGQTALIYATIYGHVDIIDSLLKKKADFTQQDSRGNTALMYAVVCNQLKAVKVLVTKKKSLKLKNNAGYTALMLAAERGYTHIVKRLIKSGADINDCNKIGINSLLLAAEGGHLNTINFLIKNDAKLDGNIADPAFLRIVMDKGYTQIVKILSEAGIDVDATCSDKKPALVVAAEEGQEDIVDIFIEKRADLDKQDKDGQTALMLAIINGNVRIAEKLILAGASTTIKDYENNNAVLLVEERKYDDLLELINTPRPNYLINTIAYVPCNDRDLEGDSSGEEITDEFEEHMFEFDPEDAETLPFKIKSSGNQKTPQPIVGTVSTEDIKPRTVRKGREVKSSVIQPFLEKLSQGAFYKPNSPELQRVAVSFALNRPRSLSTRRNNCLSRELSAKVNSAIPHKKFATFWNYPWYDQEDNPIDYNTVRSFYKQLKRYDKEHGTNQAEFFREVNEDNVKHHVPYQSLRERLKIHRNTKTLARQYKKNNSIAPIYFSIIDSDVINFNGIYTSYDQIYLDSKLFSTTLPIVMTTGYEFPAKAEELPENFDSRIKKMVLPLKFASQLDRVTRIATASVIPLGVYYPEPNLCILLPKNKSTLPESFEGKDSKEKGKGNLESAILLRQVKNRSGINEDSFIFSDKPPLITTIPDRAARSNHGYGDYLSFSDSFQEGQYHRISINDIEKLIMISQSHTEMLSWAGNLYVNRVVSLNGMKYRTFRGKVGKFYASVHPLFSKDIRKMKREIKAILTQERVLQVKDNQGLLAEGDRVRVEDAIKETIIATSELLSKLKIINLFDNYNYETAITQDNTPSGPCSINITELISSTETQISSLRELVQDNHISLSPKKLKEFENLLQGLEDSIEEMKNPPLFSFPINPYDPYPNRQFAPQEEPDSKGVFKVPTPILGKRKRVTSKDDEDATKKETDVSQPMDVASVQNPISPYQENRNKQVRFTQPQRLNAEEGNNNSSSAFGKLHEQRASVNSVNNKKRPQPSHPSSRKKLRTTSERSEDYEEGETTHNKKSNSSLSNTQNSAVQPFNQPYLVHEEEDPLQEFYCSDLGILTRVDMGNNLPIAKEPLRIVEDGSDTYQINGKEFRRQNVSGEGMDCFFNAAGLEREEQIARLKKHKDNETVRAMIANEIISAAKSSHELPEEVKEVINYTLYESQIDQINRLKEDRNRQLAAQSVKSEEQDLDKLPSVLQNIDRKEEKVLAALRQRASTVEAYIAFINHHIGKLEMMVSLHDVKGDDPQNKDRNYTSIDAIAYINQLGIKIYQPENGELRLIHQFFPTNAAKIVYLYHSGIHFQALIPE
- a CDS encoding ribose-phosphate diphosphokinase — protein: MLSPSVFFFAGTASQELGKSIAELANKLLGKWELQRFSDGEIRPILQENINGAMVVLIQSTYTPVDHLMELLLMIDAARNAGARKVVVVLPYLGYMRQDKVHQAGESYGAALVTKLLFAAGADQLIICEPHTSNLHLYFSGIIKEVSSYEIFKRYLETLQLKNVCFVAPDAGALAAARLYAQFFNANLVACHKIRQAPNKVASIQVTGTVKNTHAIIIDDIIDTGHTLYAVAQELRSQGAYSVYALCTHPIFSGYAYDYLLSSVLDKIIVTNTIPIKKQHVKIKVLDIATCILPFIEKVVLED
- a CDS encoding DUF2461 domain-containing protein; protein product: MEANKAVYQESRHTLLQVTEQLIQGIGKFDHDIALLTPANCIFRINRDIRFTKDKSPYKSNMGAYFAKGGKTGGYAGYYLHLQPNNQSFIAGGMYEPSAEALKKIRQEIDYNGDKLELIVEDKRFKELFGKLQGESLQRPPKGYNADHPHIDWLKLKTFIAVHPVTDVIVANQDFIDYTLKLFEALVPLNQFLNAALDDLE
- a CDS encoding lipase family alpha/beta hydrolase is translated as MSLTLNSCDLFGSGSPRGPRKQVRSAAASDAKKIIVILNGLWQNSETYNVTILNLVAAFEAEGLMVEVRSLVEVATSKKTIDQQAREAFEELKQQLAGDKYEIILVGHSQGGLRGSRILTLNKREGSPLDIRGLVTLGTPWEGAPGAAITKSSIQSFLNKKPVTYLFEGVNHVHPIDEAFSINAISNVFDRYFPTHDPGVRDMVPKSEFLQTTAASLFNNDIPILSVAGVNAEAKSFFYYDAGNANYMRYIQKIPPIVFNSLYARILAGGWYSKHDMLVPLDSQLAKNISKSNTFETYTVKGAIHDLLPGMKIPPDKVIYNHIETIRCIVEFTKHNCAFGVI
- a CDS encoding glycine--tRNA ligase yields the protein MSDTHSSSLLAIVSHAKEYGFIYPSSEIYEGLQAVYDYGPYGAALKRNVQNLWWQSMTQLHSNIVGMDAAILMHPRTWKASGHVDSFEDLMVDNKDSKKRYRIDVLIENHAAELSAQGEKTRAQELLEKLQALLQAEELAGLHTLLLQEKIVCPISRTANWTEVHRFNLMFATKVGAQEENADTIYLRPETAQGIFVNFLNVQKTARMKVPFGIAQIGKAFRNEIVARQFIFRMREFEQMEMQFFIQPGSEEKWFNYWQQARWQWHIALGLTEEKLRIKPHAQLAHYAKAAVDIEYQFPFGYKEIEGIHARSDFDLKNHEVASRKKLQYFDPELNQNYLPHVIETSLGSDRLILMLLCEAFTEETITEEESAKTRTYLKLHPALAPIKAAIFPLVKKDNLPQKAQEIFKSLKYDFPLIYEENQSIGKRYARQDLIGTPYCITIDHQTLEDDTVTLRERDSMQQERVHVNILRDFLLEKVSFKSILAKLPTIDSVLI